The DNA window GACGCCGCTTTCGAGGCCCATGCCACCGCCGGTGCGACCGTCGCCGTCACCTCGGCCCTGTCCCTGGGCGTGGAGGGAAAATACGTCTATACGGACAAAGCGGAGTATCAGGATACCGTGGGGGGCGTTTCCCTGACCAAGAAGATGAAGCTCAACGGCTACATGGTCATGGCGAACCTGAAGTTCAGTTTCTAGGAGAGTTTCCCGCGTCGCTCGTTCATGCTCGGCGCATTAAGCAACTGACGCGACAGTGCCGGCGGCCGGCATTGAAATAAACCGTTTTTGAGGCGTAAGCGCCATGTATAAAATCTTGTCAGTACCTGGAGGACATGCTATGAAACATCTGGCTTTTTTTCTGCTCGTTGGCGTCCTGTCGCTCTTGCTGGCCGCCGCCGCACCGGCCCAGCAGGCCCAGCCGGGCAAAAACTATGTCTCCCTCAAGCTCGGGGCCTACGAGCCCACGGGAGACGTGGATGACCACTTCGGCGGCGACACGGGCGTAAATATCGAGGCCGCCCTGGGCCATTACTATTCGCCCTACCTCGCCGTGGAAGCCGGGGTGGGCTACTTTCAGAGCGAAGGGGACTTCTTCATCTCCCCCGGCAACCGGGCAGACGTGAACGTCTTCGCCGTTCCCTTCAAGGCGACCGTGAAGGGCATACTTCCCCTGGAAGGGCTGGCCGAGCTCTACGGAGGCGTGGGCATCGGCCTGTACGTGCAGGAAGTGGAAGTGAGAGATGCGGGCCAGTTCGACGAGAGCATAAACGTCGCCCTGGGCGGGCACGTGGTGGCCGGGGTCACCGCCGACATTACCTCCCGGGTCTTCTTCGGCGTGGAGGGCGCCTATATCTTCACCGACGAGGACGAGATATCCCTGTTCTTCGCGCCCGTGGATACGGACCTCGACGGCTTCAAGGTCTCCGGCGTCATCGGGTACCGCTTTTGACGACTGCTCAGAGAGACCGCAGCCCCAGGTAGCGGCGGGGGTTCTCCCGGGAGGCCAGAGCTATCCGCCTCCGGGCCACCCCCGCTTGCTCGAGCACGGAGAAGGCCTCCGGGAGGAGCTTCGTGCTTCCCTGAAGCACCTTGCCCCGGTACATGGGGCCTTTTATGGAGTCCGACACAAGGAGTATGCGCTCGGGCCTTTTCACCCTGAAGACGAGCCTCAAGGCCTCTGCGCTCAGATGCACCCCGTCGGCTATCACCTCCACGTAAAGCTCCTCGTCCAGAAGCCCCAGCCCCGCCAGTCCCGCCTCCCGGTGGTGGAAGGGGCGCATGGCGTTGAACAGGTGGGTGACCCCCGCGGCACCGGCTTCCTTGCCCCGGAGGGCCTGTTTCCAGGTGGCCTCGGAGTGCCCCATGTTGACCCTGATGCCCAGGGAGGCGCACCGCTCGATGACCCCGGGGGCTCCCTTGAGCTCCGGAGCCACGGTGATGACCCGCACCACGTCTTCGAACCCTCCCAGGAGTCCCTTGAGCACGCTCAGGGAGGGCGGCACAAAGGCCTCCTTCCTCAAGGCGCCCGCCCTCGAGGGGTTCAGGAAGGGCCCCTCCAGATGGGCGCCCAGGATGCGGGCGGCCCCCGCCCGGGGCTTCATCTGCATGGCCAGGGCTATGGAGCGGACGTTGCGCCGCATCACCTGTACCGGGGCGGCGTACACGGTGGGCAGTATGGCCGCGGCCCCCGCCGCGCCCTGGGCCTCGGCCAGGGCGCAAATGGCCTCGGCGCTCCCGCCGCGGGTGTCCCACCGGCTCCACCCGTGGGTGTGCAGGTCTATGAAACCCCTTTCGGCCATTCCGCCCTATGATACCAGCTTCGCGGCTGCCGGTTAGCCTTTATATCTTCACAGGGAAAAGACGAGGCGCAAGGAAAACCAATACACAAGGGAAAAACCTTGTTTTTCACTCGATTCCGGCGCCGGACATGTGCACCATATCGTGCTTCCCGTAGTATAATTGCCGGTATGGACATCCAGGGATTCCTCTCAAAGCTCCCCAATACCTTCATCCCCCTTTTCGTGGCCATCGACCCCTTCTGGCTCCTGCCCCTTTTCATGTCCCTGACGAGCGGGGCGACGAGGGAGCGGAAGCGGGGGATAATACGGCAGTCCCTGGTTACGGCCCTTGTGGTGAGCTTCGCCTTCGCCGCCCTGGGGGAGCTCATCTTCGGCGTCCTGGGCATCACGGTCAACGACTTCAAGATAGCCGGCGGCCTGCTCCTTCTGGTGCTGGCCATCCTGGACCTCACCAGCACCGAGTACAAGGAAAAGCTCGCCTCCTCGCAGGTGATGGGGGTGGTGCCCATCGGCGTACCGCTCATCGCGGGGCCCGCCGTCCTCACCTCCATCCTGGTCCTGGTGGACCATTACGGGATGGCCGCCACCATGACGGCCCTGACCCTCAATTTCCTGGTCCTCTGGGCCTCCCTTTCCTTCGCCGCCCGCATCGTGGAGTTTCTGGGCACGGGGGGCGTTGCCGCACTTTCGAAAATCATGGCCATCCTCCTCGCCTCCATCGCCGTGATGATGATACGCCTGGGCGTGGCGGGCTATATCGCGAAGTTGACATGAGCCTTGACCTCGCCGTTTTGGCCGGCAGCCCCCGGAAGCCGGCCTGCGTCTTCGTCCACGGCCTGGGCATGAGCAAGCACATCTGGACCGCTCCGGAGGAGGCCAGGGTCCTGGGCGGGATGGCCAGGGTCACCGTGCTTCTGAGGGGTTACGAGCGCCTGGACACCCTGTACCACGACCTGGCCGCCCGGGGCTTTACCGTGATGGCCTGGAGCCAGTCGCGGCCGGTGGGCCCGGCGGAGGCCGCCCTGGAAGAGCTCACCCGGGTCGTCCGGGAGGCCCGGAAAAGGAAACCCGCGGGCATCGTCCTCATCGGCCACAGCAGGGGCGGGCTCCTGGCACGGCGGTACCTAGAGGACCAAGAAAGCGCGGACGTCCGGGCACTGGTCACGCTGTGCTCGCCGCACCGGGGGAGCACCATGGCCCGGTGGGCGGAATACGTCTCTCCCCTGGCCTCCCTCCTGCGCCCCGCGATGCCCGCCGGCAGAGAGGGCAGCCTCGTCGGGGCCCTGAGGCGTACCCTTCTTTTCCTGGAAAGCACCGCCGTGGGGGAGCTCCTTCCCGGCTCGGATTTCCTCCGCTCCCTGAAGGAGCAAGGTCCGCCGGGACTCTACGCCCTTTCGGTGGGCGGGACCAGCCCCGTGCTCTTTTCCGTGCCCGGCCTCAGCTCCCTGCCGGCCGCCCTCGGGCGCATCCTGCCCGACCGGGCCGTTCCGGAGGAGATGCGCCGGGGCATGGGCGACGGACTGGTCAGCGCCAAAAGCGCCGTGCTCCCCTTCGCCCGGGAGCATCTGAACTTTCCCCTGAACCACGCCGCGGTGATAGTGGACCGGGTGGTGCGGGACGCCGTGCTGGAAAGGATACTGAGAGAGTGCTCCTGAGGCTTACGTTCGGGACACATGTGAGAGGACCGCGCCTTTGCGGTACAATGGAAATATGCAGCCCTCCGGCGGCTCCATCCTCACAACCCTGGGCGTGCGCACCGCGCGGTTCCCCCGCCGCCTGAGGGGAGAGAGGCTCTCTCTCCGCCTCCGAAGCCCCGCGGACCTCTGGAGGCTCCCTCCCCTGACGACGCCCGAGTTCATGGAGGCCGTGTCGGCCCGGCCCCTGCGGTCCCCGTCGGCCCTCTCCTTCTGGCTCCGGGTCCGCCGGACATATCCCGTCTGCTACGTCATCGAGAGGCCGGAGGAGAGCATGCCCCTGGGCTTCCTGGGCCTCTACGACATCCGCCCAGGGGAGAGCCTCTTCTTCTCCATGGGGTTTTTCCGCCCGGGAGACCGAAGGCGGGGGTTCGGGCGTGAGGCCCTTTCAATACTTCTCGGGCACGTCGGCTCGCGAGGCATCGTGCGGACCGTCCGGGCCGAGATGCCCCCGGACAAGCACGACTCCATCGCTCTTCTGCGGAGCATGGGCTTTCGGAAAGCAGCGGAAGAAGGAGGGAAGGTGGTAATGGAGAGAGGGCCTCTCAGCGGTAGATGAGCTTCAGGTATTTCTTGTAGAACGCGCACTCGTTGCGGCAGTAGATGATCTTCTCGGCGAGGGAGGTCGTCTGGTACTGGCCCCGGGCGCACTTGGTGCCGGTCAGTTTCCAGCACTCCTTGCCGTGGTCGGGATAGGCCGGGCAGGAATCGCAGAAATTGTCCGGACAGCTGTTGAATTCCCAGCAATTGGGCATCTTATCGAGGAGTACCTCTCTTGTTTTTTCGTCCAAAAGCCCTCCCGGAGAAATCCCTTCTATTATCCGCCCGGAAAAGGCCGATGTCAATTCCTCGGGTGTCATTTCAGCCTCTGCAGGCACGCCTCCAGGTCCCTGGCCAGGGTCTCGCCGCTCCGGTAGCGTTTCTTGAGGCTCTTGGACAGGAGCTTCTCCACGATGCGCACGGCGCACTCCGGGGTCTTCCTGGCGACCTTCCGGAGGGGAACGTAGGAGCCCCGGGAGATGCTGTACATTATCGAGGCCACGGAGTCCCCCTGGAAGGGCTTCTCGCCCGAGAGGAGCTCATAGAGGACCACGCCCAGGGAGAAAAAGTCCGATGGGCCTTCCACCTTCTCGCCGGCCACCTGCTCCGGCGACATGTAGCTCGGCGTACCCAGCACGGTGCCGGTGAGGGTGCCCGAGGACTCAAGCACCCTGGCGATGCCGAAGTCGGCCACCTTCACGGAGCCGTCCCCGGCCAGCATGATGTTGGCCGGCTTGACGTCCCGGTGAATGACGCCCCGTTGGTGGGCGTACTCCAGGGCCTGGGCCACGGAGGAGGCGGCCTTGAGGGCCTCCTTCGGGCTCAGGAGATTGTCCCTGGCGGTGTGCTCCGAGAGGTCCTTGCCCTCCAGAAGCTCCATGGCCATGTAGGCCAGGTCATGCTCCTCGCCCACGTCGTATATGGTCATGATGTGGGGATGGGAGAGCTTTCCGGCGGCCAAGGCCTCCTGGAAAAACCTCTTCTTGACCTCGGCGGCCTCGCCCTCATCCACGTGGTCCAGGGCGATGGTCTTCAGGGCCACCTCGCGGTTTATCCGGGGGTCACGGGCCAGGTAGACCGTGCCCATGGCTCCCCGGCCGATTTCCTTGAGAACCTCGTAGCGCCCCAGAGTGGGCGCTACCCCGCCCTCGCCCGCAGGGACAAGGGTGGAGTCGCTTCCCCTCAGGCCCGCCTGAAGCTCGGAGGAAGCCCGGTTTATGAGGCTCTCGAGCCTTTCTCTCACATCCCGGAATTTACCCGCTGTGAGGATGTGCTCGTAGACGCGCATTGCCTTTTTGGGCATGCGCTTCCTCTCGAAGTCCAGCGCCAGGTTATACAGAAGCTCCCGGACCGAGCGGTCCTTGACGGGGCATCGCATGAATTTCTCCAAGGCCATGTCCAGCATCCCCTGGCTCTGAAGGGAGAGGCCCAGCATCTTGTGGGACTCCACCGTCTCGTCCATGTCGCCGCGGGGGGAGGTCGGGGAGAAGGCCCGCCAGAAAACGGCCGTCACGAACCCCGCCCCGAGCAGAAGGGCCGGGGTGGCCGCCATGAGCCAGATGCCCTGCCTGACGAGGAGCATGGAGGAGACCCCCAGCCAGGGCAGAAGCGACAGGAGCACGATGGCCGCCCCCACCCGGGGCCTGACGCGGGGGAAGACGAAGGAGACGAAGACCCCGAAGTACAAAAGCACGCCGCACTCCACGCCAAAGGCCCACGGAGGCCGGACGATGTGCTCGGCCCTGACGATGTTCTCGGCGGCCTGGGCGGCGGCTTCCAGGGACGTGTCCCCCGATCTTCCTACAAACACCAGCTTGTCCCTGAGCGAGCCCGCCTGCGGCGAGCCTTCCAGAACGTCGGAGAAGGAGTACCGGGGCAGCCCGCGGGCGGGCTCGAGGGCCATGCGGTATCCTCCGTCGGTGGGCACCCTGTAGTGGCCGAAGCGAAGAGCCTTCACCACGCCGTCGCGCTCTTGCACCTGCACGTCGCCGAAGGTAC is part of the Nitrospirota bacterium genome and encodes:
- a CDS encoding outer membrane beta-barrel protein codes for the protein MKHLAFFLLVGVLSLLLAAAAPAQQAQPGKNYVSLKLGAYEPTGDVDDHFGGDTGVNIEAALGHYYSPYLAVEAGVGYFQSEGDFFISPGNRADVNVFAVPFKATVKGILPLEGLAELYGGVGIGLYVQEVEVRDAGQFDESINVALGGHVVAGVTADITSRVFFGVEGAYIFTDEDEISLFFAPVDTDLDGFKVSGVIGYRF
- a CDS encoding MarC family protein, encoding MDIQGFLSKLPNTFIPLFVAIDPFWLLPLFMSLTSGATRERKRGIIRQSLVTALVVSFAFAALGELIFGVLGITVNDFKIAGGLLLLVLAILDLTSTEYKEKLASSQVMGVVPIGVPLIAGPAVLTSILVLVDHYGMAATMTALTLNFLVLWASLSFAARIVEFLGTGGVAALSKIMAILLASIAVMMIRLGVAGYIAKLT
- a CDS encoding alpha/beta fold hydrolase, which codes for MSLDLAVLAGSPRKPACVFVHGLGMSKHIWTAPEEARVLGGMARVTVLLRGYERLDTLYHDLAARGFTVMAWSQSRPVGPAEAALEELTRVVREARKRKPAGIVLIGHSRGGLLARRYLEDQESADVRALVTLCSPHRGSTMARWAEYVSPLASLLRPAMPAGREGSLVGALRRTLLFLESTAVGELLPGSDFLRSLKEQGPPGLYALSVGGTSPVLFSVPGLSSLPAALGRILPDRAVPEEMRRGMGDGLVSAKSAVLPFAREHLNFPLNHAAVIVDRVVRDAVLERILRECS
- a CDS encoding GNAT family N-acetyltransferase; protein product: MQPSGGSILTTLGVRTARFPRRLRGERLSLRLRSPADLWRLPPLTTPEFMEAVSARPLRSPSALSFWLRVRRTYPVCYVIERPEESMPLGFLGLYDIRPGESLFFSMGFFRPGDRRRGFGREALSILLGHVGSRGIVRTVRAEMPPDKHDSIALLRSMGFRKAAEEGGKVVMERGPLSGR
- a CDS encoding protein kinase translates to GRVVLVDMDEKSAELLGPRPWPRTVMADMLERLSEEGARAVVLDVLYGEKHDEPGLLEVRNARRAIREKPGLLNNADIREIYAYLGAAEERLDGDGRLLRETARGKVVYPIALLPGKTEKTGPLPEFLLENSRTFPEPERDIRADLANLRNPLREGAPEEVRGVIERPFAALAERAAALGLRVDEAGGRWVPLLVRHRGRYLPSLALQAALGFAGGTFGDVQVQERDGVVKALRFGHYRVPTDGGYRMALEPARGLPRYSFSDVLEGSPQAGSLRDKLVFVGRSGDTSLEAAAQAAENIVRAEHIVRPPWAFGVECGVLLYFGVFVSFVFPRVRPRVGAAIVLLSLLPWLGVSSMLLVRQGIWLMAATPALLLGAGFVTAVFWRAFSPTSPRGDMDETVESHKMLGLSLQSQGMLDMALEKFMRCPVKDRSVRELLYNLALDFERKRMPKKAMRVYEHILTAGKFRDVRERLESLINRASSELQAGLRGSDSTLVPAGEGGVAPTLGRYEVLKEIGRGAMGTVYLARDPRINREVALKTIALDHVDEGEAAEVKKRFFQEALAAGKLSHPHIMTIYDVGEEHDLAYMAMELLEGKDLSEHTARDNLLSPKEALKAASSVAQALEYAHQRGVIHRDVKPANIMLAGDGSVKVADFGIARVLESSGTLTGTVLGTPSYMSPEQVAGEKVEGPSDFFSLGVVLYELLSGEKPFQGDSVASIMYSISRGSYVPLRKVARKTPECAVRIVEKLLSKSLKKRYRSGETLARDLEACLQRLK